The Ptychodera flava strain L36383 chromosome 18, AS_Pfla_20210202, whole genome shotgun sequence sequence TTacattgaattacctaccaaactatggaatctgaaaatgacaaaataggGAACCAAACTATTTTCAGATCACCCTTATACCCAGAGTAAAACCTTCAAGTCCACCCTCTACTACCTGTAGAATTTTCacatccccctgaattcctccagcccctcaACAGTATCTGTGAACGCAGCCTGAACATTTTATGACAACGTCTCGTATTATGTTCTTTACAAACTcttaccatagacagtagagggggaagacggACGCGTCTCTGCGGCAAAGATCAAAGGGAATTGAAATATGCAGTGGCTGACCTTTGTTGCTAACGGTGGCGCTCTACAGTGGAGCCCCTAAGTTAATTATCATAATTTAGCGTCATCGCCCCTCTACCGTCTATGCTCTCACTGACAAGCCTTTACTCACTGACAAGCTCATTCATGCGGAAAGTCACCACAAAGTAGGTACGGTGACCAATCATAGCCGTTTGCTTAGAACAACAAGTCAGAGACTaagtaaacacctattacctggtcatgagggctatagcgtccgtttattaccccgaggggctgtgcgttaccagaaacacatcgctattgcCCGAGGCCGTATGCTCAGGGTTATagtgatgtgtttctggtaacgcacggcgacgaggggtaataaacaggcgctatagcccgaataaagaccaggttataggtgtttagtaacacaccacacgctcatgttgtattatgttaaagtttttaatgtgttttgatagtTTGCCCCGCAACAATTCATTTTGACAAGTTTACTCGGCAATATTTCCACAGTGGTTGCAGTAGTACATGGTAcactttcttccaaaaaatattcttagcatacctagcaacatccttggttTCACTTGAAAGTTGAATCTTTTTCGTCgctgagctgttcaagttccaacgctgttggaatggaaaatctgcctgttttagagagaggctCGTCGCTCATCCCGGCGCACATCATTTTCTAGTCGCCCGCCATTGTttgaaagctgcagacgacactaggGTCACGTggccgggcacttttccaaatttggtcaaaactatttccctagggaaatggTTTTTCAAAAAGTGCCCTCTGACGTCAATTTTGTTGATTTAGTGGGGACGAGACGTATcaattttctcgtcacgtgatgTATTTTGGCCAATCGCGATACGGAATGaacatgtggcgtgttataagtTTTGTTAAACCGGAAGTTATAGGATCGTGGGTGCACAATACGGGGATTTCTGATGACGCATCCATTTGCAAAAACGCatccatttgcatacactgggcgggagtttttgaattctgacGCCATCGCTTTGACcgtgtgataaatttgaataatcatgatggcactttcgtgacatatgcaaaaaggggtcaaatggtcgtacagggaacacattttgatacataagcgttctccgacaaaatacagaacattttttcagattattttcaACTAAAGTTTAGTTGCTATGTATTCACAGACATTATGTGCAAGATTCAATGATattgaacgcctgaaacatggcaaattATTGGATTCTGGGACCTAAATACGGCACGTCCGATCAATAGCCTGGcgttttttacatttgcatagatttacgataatccggtTTTTGTGGGGAAGCTCCTGttcaaaggtatacagtcacctgtaatccaaatatgcccatatatggtcaaaagggcgtCCCTTGGTATTCAATATGCCCAtgtcacccgcttaaaatctgtgattggtcagattttctctttccatggtaactgtggcaaaattgtaacatgtgacagtatacctttaagggtaGCACGCCTTCAAAATGTCACCTAAGCACCCAACATTCTAGTAATCTGCACAGTTCCTTTAGCACATCAAAGCAATCACGTATTTACGTCGCAAGACTTTGTCCAAACTATGTTAGAAGGGGGAATAGAGGGATGTGTTGGAAGTTCGAACATGAGCGGAAGAAAAGACATGGCCAGCTTTGATCCATAATACATCTGTCCAGTGCATGTAAAGAAAAACTAGTGTGTTTCAGTTGAAGAAACTCACCACTTGCTAGATCTTCCGTTGTCATACCACGAAGTTCCTCTGTAATTCTTTGAACTGAATAGTCCCGCTGGGAAGGAGTGACATTATTCATCTGCAATGGAGATCTTTTCCTCTCTTTTCGTCTCCACAATTTGTAATCCTCACCTTCCATTAAAATCAAAACGTAAACACAATGATCTTTGCAAGAACAGACAATTTAGGTTGAATCCGATTGTattaatttaaaaatgaaggtattctgaaaaatAGCTTGTTGACATGAGATTACGTAATCAAATTGGTCGTGCAATTTCCTGTATTACACACtaaagaatatttttgttcgATGAATTGTATATAAAACTTAATCTCACAGTTAATAATGATTGTGCTATGATATTATAACAAGACAGGAATTCGGATAAGATGTCCTGTCATATTACTGGACTATTTCCGAAGTTGTTCACTAATTCCATATGAATAAAGAGTTTAAAAATGCTTTACACAGTCCATGTGTGGTATAGTTCCCAATACATGTCAGCCCGAGGCAGTCCTCTGGTCACATGAAgaggaaacaaaatattttaaactcACAAATCTCATCCGGATAACAGCAAAATTTATAATAACATCAGTTCATAGATGATTTCATGCACTGGGTTAAGTTATTATCGAATGTTTGATATATGTTCTTTTAGCCAGTGAATCAGTGTTTGGTCAGTAGCCAGACGTATAACAAAATATCCTTAAGTTTCCTGTGTGATTTCAACAtctgacaaaacaaaacaaatcgaaaACCTAATATTCTCGGCTACCCTTTTCTGAAAAACCTTTTCTCTTGTCATCAGAAACCTTTTTAATTAAAGCTAAAGAGATGACGTACCCTTTTTACCACATCGATTTTTTTCCACTTTGCTTTTGTCTAGCGAACAAATTACACATGAATGACAATAGAGTGTAGTTTTCACGGATGAAAATGACAAGTACACTATACAATTATATAAATTCATGTATAATAGTTATCTAGTATATAAACTAGTACATCAAGTGTACCTCCATATTTCCTTAAATACATGTTGTACAGCACACGTACCACATGTACTTTATCCAGTACCTATGGATAGATAGACTTCATGAGTGCATCATTAAGCTCAACCAAAGGGGCACTAAAAAtgtgtgtgtttccggtaaccggACCTAGCCCTATGTAAATCTACGGGCCGTAATTcttccacattttcaaaaacctagCATGATTTTGCAAACGTttgcaaattaaaataaatacataaataaataagtaaataaaaaataaataaataaaaaagtcacGACCTTCCTACACATACCATATTTCCTTTAGGGCATGTTAACCGTGACTGGAACACACAATATTTGTATGCCTTATCAGAAGTCAGTTAACTCCAAGGAAAAATATGTTTCATATAAATGTTCTAAACTGTATAATTGTCACGTGTGAAATATTACCACAGTAATTAACTAAAAGTTTCACGCTAAACAGTGATCAAAGGGCTGTCATTTCTGCATGCATTATATGTGGCTACACTGTTCTTGAGTAAATATACGCATATGCATATGTCAAGCTGCAACTTTTCTTTGTTAGGACACTATAACTCACGGGAAAAACTAAATAGGAACGAGAACCAACTCAGAAACTGACTAGGACCAACTAGGACTCAGGCAGAGTCAGTCACTGATGTGGCTGGGCCGTGAGGCCTAGCCacggttccgtattcaataaataagttccagttcTAAGTCAACAATCGTCATCAGTTCCAGCTTCTTCCAAACATACACAACACCTACATGCACCATTTACAAAATAAGTCTGCCATGGCCACTTAACTGTTGACTAACCCCATTTAATGTAGTCAGAAATTACGTTTGTCCACAAGGAAAACCAGTTCCACCAAGGGTTGTGAATAATGGTTTACGATTgacaccctgtgttcaagatagAGACAACACTACCATGCATAACACTGGTCCATATACAACTGTCTTGTCAAGACAACTTATTTTGCTTTTCTACACAATAGGCAAAGGGTAAAGCTGGTCTCATTTTAACTCACAGTATACTGTCTGTAGACCAAAActgaattattttgtttatactTTTCTCGTTATCATAATGTCTCTTTAGGTTTATTGAAATCTTTGCAGCTGATTTCAATTCCCCAAAATGCACTGTCTGCATGGAACATACTGTTTGAATGACGCTAACAGCAGTGATCCCATAAAAAGTATCGCTTCAATAAACTATTCATTGAGTAGGAGCTTTAATGTATGACACTCTTATTTTGTGTCTCAACATAGAACACAGGAAGCCAATTGTAATCTCTCACCTGCAAACCTTGGCTGGGTAGGCTTTGTTTCTACATACCCGCAATTTCTGACTGCCTCAAgtaggcttaatcaacagtTGAATGGCCATTAATGTATGTGTAATTCATACCTAGGCACTTGTTTGCAAGAAGTTAAAGCCAGGTGTTATAAACATAAATCAATTCAAGCACAAAGTAGTACTATCTATTACTACGGGCTGGACGACATGTATTGTGATTTGTATTTGTAATCATTGTTTACACATGGTTATGTGACTATCAATTTCCTGAAACTTTCAAGAATAGTTTATTTCTTCTCCTGTACAAATGCTGCGGTGTTTCAGTTTGCAATTAGAACTAATGTTTGACAGCGTCATTAAATTGAAAAGTATTTCGCGAATTTCTTTTATCCGTACGAGTGTTTTGGTATTGACTGTTACAGGTGTGAGAATATGGATCAATCACCTGAAAACCGGAAAACGATCTAGATCGCAGGCACAACTTTTTAAGGAATGACACAACATAATCTTTCAAAATTTAAGCGAAAACACTGCAGCGTTTTTACTGGGGAAGGAAGAAACCTATTTCAAAACGTTATGTCAATTGTCTAAGGCATGATCCTAATGCAACCAATGATTATAAAATTCAAATCACAGCATTTGCCAATATCCAGGCTCTCAGAAAATATTGACTTTAATCGGGTCAAAAGCTCATTATTTGCAGAAAATTCTTTAACTAGAAGGGCTCAACACTTGTGCTAGAAACTTGAGTTTAATTGCATTActttttattttcgtaataactaTATATGTCTAATGAAACATGCTATTGTGAAGCCTAAGACAGCTAGATAGAAAGATGTATCGTAATCAGAAGGAAAATCAGCTCACACTGTGTACAGGATAATGCACGATATACTGCAAGAAGAACGTGCAGCTTGATAGTAAGCAGATCAAAAGTTGTTTAGCATGAAAACTAGCTTAGTGATTCGAAAGAAATGTATGTATTTCCTCAGGGGAGTACAGTGCTCGTTGCTGGATCACAAAGCAATATTACAATTAAGATGAGATCATATCAAGTTTCTTAGGTTCCTATCACTCGTTCACAAATTCATggtttatgtgtttttgtatatatatatatatatatatatatatatatatatatatatatatatatatatatatatatatatatatatatatatatatatatatatatatatatatatagacagacagatagatagataaatagatagatagatagatagatagatagatagatagatagatagatagatagatagatagatagatagatagatttacTTCAGTACTACTGGCCTCCGGCCAAAAGGTACAAAAACGAGAGCAGTACAAAAGATACGGATCGCTTGCAATTGTCAAAGTAGTTTTACAGTCCACATATGATAAGCAAACAAGGTTTACAAGTTGCATCTTTGGttatttaaaatatcatcacTGAGTggcagaatatatatatatatatatatatatatatatatacacaaaatgtatacaatgtgccctcccggttatcaccataatggctttatggcaacctctgaacttgggcacagagtgtacggttaatatatatatatatatatatatatatatatatatatatatatatatatatatatatatatatatatatatatatatatatatatacattgagCATTAACTACTTCAATTAAAAGTAAAAGTTATAATATCAGATATTTATATCATATAGTGTTCATGCAGCCATTCATGTCAAAGGTTTCAataagaattatattttcatctaaaattttatttccatcGACGCTTACATGGTCAATAGTAGTAtggattcatgattagtaataagAAAgagtaaaatagaattaattgttgcTAGCTGTGTACATTAGTAGGACCACTAAGCATTAAGTAAGTAATAAATTCAAACACCCAGTTTACGCTCAGGTGAAAACAGTTCACAGACCGCGGCATGTACTGGGGTAGTTATAGATTTTAACTTTAATCTGTCAAATTTGTTGGATACAAATTGgcattttaccatgataacaacccattttgagcttattaaccactaaaGAATTGTTATCAAAAAAAGGCCAATTACTTTTCTTGAAACCTTAATGAGGGGCGTATTGTACAATCATTATCGTTGCTATAGCACTGCGATGCCAAACTTCGGATTGCAAGCTGAAAATCAGCATTCCGTctgaaaactggcaatttttgcatgtagtaattgacacagagggcgctttctaaaattcaatcccatcATTCTTGGCGTCTGTCCTCGTTCACGTGCACGtgtttttctcttcttttctaTTTTGTAAGGCGTGATTGAAGCGATATTTTTTATCAACGACAAGGTGGAAAAGATAAGGAAGTGGCTAATGTCAGCGATATATTTTATCAATGGCAATTTAAAAAGTCATACTTTGCACGTTTTTCTTATGGCAGCAAACATGAGATCAGTGGGGTACatttccggttactcgcatagcaTATATTGAACCTGCTCAATGCGTAACTATTACTTTGTAGTTGAAGTAATtgtgtgtgcatatatatatatatatatatatatatatatatatatatatatatatatatatatatatatatatatatatatatatatatatatatatatatatatatatatatatatattgcaattATTTCTTACACTTACCTACTGGTTTTTTTATCTCACTAATAGCATCATGGCGGCCTAAATCCTCCAGTACATTGATTAATTTTCCAACTGTACTACTCTCTTTGGTACCCCAGTCGCGCAGGAAGTAGCCCATAGGGTCCTGCTCTCTTTCCCAGTTCAAAATGGTGATGTCGTCATACTCCATTTCACTGGCTACATCCATCCAATTCCTGCCCCTCAAATTCACGTTGAGGTATCTGGAAAGAATATTCCTGGCTCGCTGTCGCAGATGTCTGACTGGAAAATCACTGTAGCAGGAAACATCAGTTATTTCCCCGTTGTTCGATTCCGCCATTTTTACTTTAGGAGGTAAAGAAACTGCAAAAACGTACGCTGACCGACCCTTTCCAGTTCAACCTGGTCGCCCTGTGCGGAGTACTTCTAGCGAAGCAAAAAGCGGATTTTAACCTAACTATGACAAAACCCACCTACGCTATTGCAGTCACTACGGTCTTAGAGGGGGTGTTTCTGTCCTCTTCTATATTAAAACAACATATATTACAAGACCATGTTTCAAGGTGTTTTTACGGTCAGAACTCGGGGCCTGAAATGAAGGCAACTGTGTGTCGTTCAATCAGACTTCCGCTTAACGAGGACGAATCTTTGAAGACCCATCACGGAAATCCCCGAAGTCGCCATTTGATGACATGACGTATGTTGGTTCTGTATTTGTCTTTATCGAAATGGCAAGAATGACGTGCCATATATAAGTCGATTATTCTATGTAGGGCCATAAATTCGGTTTAGAGACGATGACTCAATACTACCCCAGTACTTCTATGCAAACTATGGTGCGTTTGGAGGGCAAAGTCTTGTCGTAGCCCTGTCAAATGTGAGCCCCTATCCACTCACTCAAAAATATTACCTCTTTGAAGATGATAAACGTTTCGTGACAACCCCGTACCATTGCTAGAGTTAATTTTGTTACTCTGTCTCATTTTTTGTCAAGTTAGTGTTATCGTTAGTCATGAAATTATGTGTTGTATACATTAAAAGGGATAGCATTACCATGCTCCTTCAAAAACTTCAATACgtggaaaaaacaaaaaaaatataggatGTTACGGATTAGCAATTTGAAACCATATGCTAGTTAAAAAGGACAAAAACAGTCCAAGaggagaaaaattaaacttaCTGTCGAGCAAGTGTCCATTTTACCTTTTTGAAATCAGAGGCGGAAGAATCAAATTagatatgaaaatgttttccGGGAacattgaaagacaaactttgataaaataaaagttGGTGTATGACATACACCCTTTGCGCATTACTACATAATACCATCACAGTTGTACTACATATGGTgtatatattgaaatacaaagGTAGCTAGAGACCAGCAACACCACGTCTTTACAGAGTGCAATCCTTTGGATTCCATGTTTTTCGCGCTTTAGCCCATTTCATCATTGTGGTTCGGCCGAAACGATTCTTATCAATGGTTATTCCGGATCTGTTTACACGGAAGTTAGTTGAAATGGTTTCAGTAATACCTGCCATAAAAcattatttgcaaacatttccACATGTACAGTCATATCTTCTTGTATTTATCGTATAACCTGTTCATCTTCCTTCTATTCCTCTAAGCCTCTGTGAAATTCTTAGTTTCTAGCCCACGGTCTTCTGCATGTCTTTTTATTTGGACATGTCCAGTTTTAGCAAATGGGACTTTTGGTAATGGCATCACCAAAAACCAGTGTGGACGGTAATCGTTTGAATGATAGGAAATGAGTGAAATACCGGTATACTATCTTTATTTTTACGTTTTGATACTGTTTAAAGTCTCCACTGTGAACTTCGATTACAAATGTTAAACTGTTTGCAACCATGTGCCCTTAACGAGAGTGTCACATGTGGTGAACGTAAGCTGTGACCAGGGCTTATCCTTGAGGGCGCTAGTCATCATTAACATGCCTTCCTATCTTCCATCCACTTTGTAAATAGACAGAATGACAAGTGGAGGCACAGATCTACCCCTTCAATTGACAGTGATGGATGCTATTGGCTCAGTGGAAAAAGTTTGtctaatattgaaaaataaaatctgcagaacaaaatttgcaagaaaatattgcagctatgttgCTTCATGTTATTTAAAGAGAGgggtcgttggaactgcgcgtgtgcgactttcttctttacaaacaatgtatttcatgtatgATATCTAggtgcatcatgtcaacatagttACAACGTTTGaagtttacgatattcattgttaacaaacatgatttaaatttaatcaatcgccaacgtacccgaGATAGAGTGTTTACATCTGTCGCAGGGGTCCATGACAACCTTTGACTAGAGTTCAGACGATCCCTTCCCTTTTAGCTAAgagttttgagaaattttgaagaaaagcaGACATACTTTGAAAAACTGGagatatgtttattttcggaatCGTAAAACGAAAATCTATTCACGTCTGCATTCTGACCATACAACCACAAGACCTGATGGACTATGCATCCCTTACTTCGTGCTTTATGTGTGTTGTTTGTCCATGTACGCTTTCTTCCATATAGGGTCATGACAATTAATGATTTCAACATGAAATTGATTGAATGATAGGCATTCACACGTCAATACTGCATTCATTCATGcattcatacacacacacacatgcatgccTTCATACATGTTGGCAggcgcacgcacgcacatacatacatacatacatacatacatacatacatacatacatacatacatacatacatacatacatacatacatgcatgcatgcatgcatgcatgcatgcatacatacatacatacatacatacatacatacatacatacatacatacatacatacatacatacatacatacatacatacatacatacatacatacatacatacatacatacatacatacatacatacatacatacatacatacaatgttgtcagTAAACTGGTCGTATAATAACCAGCCTGTTGCTGTAACTTCTTTTTATAGCTATCTTGGCATTGTCCTATCCTGGACCGGTCGTTGGTTTCAAGCACAAAAAACTCTGAGTGAACAAGCTAACAGAGCCTTGTATGGTCTGATCAGTTGTCTTTTTAAATTTGGTCCACTGCCTGTTAGTATTgccttgaaaatatttcattgcaaAATACTCCCCATTTTACTTTATGGTGCTGAAATCTGGGGCTTCCACCATGCTCCAGATATTGAAAAAACTCACAACAAGATGATGCGTTATGTACTTCAACTATACAGCAATACATCCATTACTGCAATGAGAGGGGAGTTGGGTAGACCAACATTGAcagtaaatatttattgtaaaatcATTAGATACTGGttaagaattttgaaaatggataGAAATAGAATTGTATACCGATGCTacgaatttcaaaaaagcaaGATTGATGTTAATAGGGGCTTACTTATGGGCCAGGGGAGTGAGAGGCTTGTTGCAGAGTTATGGTTTTGGTGAAGTCTGGGAACAACAAGGGGTTGGTAATGAAACCTTGTTTTTACGGCTTTTTAAACAAAGGTGTAGTGATATCGATGCACAATGCTGGCTGAATGATATCAACAATAGTAGCAAACTTTATCTTTATTCTACCTTCAAAAAAGAGCTGGTATTAGAGCCATACTTGACCTGTATAGATAACCCTGTTTTCAGACATGCTTTTTGTAGTTTTAGAACATCATCACACACCCTGAGGATCGAGACAGGTCGTTAGAATAATATTCCAAGACAAGATAGACTATGTGAGTTGTGTAATTTGCAGGCAGTAGAAGATGAGTACCATTTTCTACTCGTATGTCCGACGTATAATGACTTGAGAGCTAAGTACATGTCTTCCTATTATTTTAACCCTCCTGTAATGTACAAATTCAAGATACTTCTttcattacaaaatactgcCTCATTGAGGAAACTgagtaaatatatttttctcgCAACAAAACGTAGGAAAGAACTTACCATCGATGCGTAAGATAAGCAACAGTTGTATACTCTGATGCTTATTTACTTGTAAATAagttattctttttttttctctctctctttttgtGAATCCAATTATTGCATTGACTAGCGATCTGTAAACAACATTACTGCTACTTTTTGTACATATTGGCCGGAGGCCACAAGTACTGAATaaactgaaattgaaaattgaacaaTGTTGTCAGTAGGTAAACCCTTCTAATATAACCACAGAACTACATGTAGTACGTTGTCCCCGACGTTAAAGAAAACCACTTCATAGCggatattgaaatttgtgtcaTGTGATTGTAGGTCCAGTCTCCATGACACAGTTTCAAGGTAGCGTCTATGTTCTAGCCATAAGGATATTGCCAGTCCTGCTTATTGCCGAGAAAAGAGGCCGACAGATGTCAAACATCATCTCTCGAATGCAAGGAAATATCGATGCAAACTAATCTCTGGAACTTAGCAGACGATAGTTGTGAAAATAGGTATACTGCCATCTCGCGGT is a genomic window containing:
- the LOC139116751 gene encoding myeloid differentiation primary response protein MyD88-like; translation: MAESNNGEITDVSCYSDFPVRHLRQRARNILSRYLNVNLRGRNWMDVASEMEYDDITILNWEREQDPMGYFLRDWGTKESSTVGKLINVLEDLGRHDAISEIKKPVGEDYKLWRRKERKRSPLQMNNVTPSQRDYSVQRITEELRGMTTEDLASGPIEIFDAYVCFCKADNDIVNTMIRILEKPPYNLKLCVEFRDLVPGCQNVTAEAELIINRCKRMVVILSPDFIESKECGFQAKIALSYCPDARAKYVIPVMYKQCTLPPVLRNIVLCDFTKKDEQEWFWERLYCALNLR